The following coding sequences lie in one Mercenaria mercenaria strain notata chromosome 5, MADL_Memer_1, whole genome shotgun sequence genomic window:
- the LOC123558855 gene encoding uncharacterized protein LOC123558855: MDDQLNRVCDRLKWSCIQLDNCRSSVEHPNQELERTIKLRERQVLKLKRDLKEANEEIFTLKAKHEEEIKAKDDCISKLKEQVMQLENELDIAVEMKSKPNKTDDHLMISKAKSSAQIREVSETYNELYDTHHSLAFEELERKMNEEEIVNILLKTLYDVMKYTEEARQEKLFRLRNPTLESAFEKYVSHSLKSNRGEIAKHYDLIKPYVRKCFEICWQISGYKGQFQLQRGAKNGDTFSADTYKTFTKTGETIDYIVWPPLLYIDSDCTSVVCKGVAQCQK; encoded by the exons ATGGACGACCAACTGAATAGAGTTTGCGATCGTCTTAAATGGTCCTGCATTCAGTTGGATAACTGCAGGTCCAGTGTAGAG caTCCAAATCAGGAATTAGAAAGAACGATAAAGTTACGAGAAAGACAAGTATTGAAACTAAAGCGAGATCTCAAGGAAGCCAACGAAGAAATCTTTACTCTGAAAgctaagcatgaagaagaaatcaaAGCAAAAGACGACTGTATATCAAAGTTAAAAGAACAAGTTATGCAACTTGAAAATGAACTGGATATTGCAGTGGAAATGAAAAG TAAACCTAACAAAACGGACGACCACCTCATGATCTCAAAGGCAAAGAGCAGTGCCCAGATAAGAGAAGTTTCTGAAACATATAATGAGTTATATGATACACACCATTCTCTAGCTTTTGAGGAATTAGAGAGGAAAATGAACGAAGAGGAAATAGTAAACATTTTACTAAAGACACTTTAT GATGTTATGAAGTATACAGAAGAAGCCCGACAAGAAAAACTTTTCAGGTTAAGAAATCCTACGCTGGAATCTGCTTTTGAG AAATACGTCAGTCATTCGCTCAAATCGAATCGTGGTGAGATTGCAAAGCATTACGATTTGATAAAACCGTACGTCAGAAAGTGCTTCGAAATTTGCTGGCAAATAAGTGGCTACAAAGGTCAATTTCAACTGCAAAGAGGAGCTAAAAATGGCGATACCTTCTCAGCAGATACATACAAAACTTTCACAAAAACGGGAGAAACTATTGACTATATTGTGTGGCCACCGCTGTTATATATCGATTCGGATTGTACTTCTGTAGTTTGCAAAGGAGTTGCACAGTGTCAGAAATAG
- the LOC123558287 gene encoding uncharacterized protein LOC123558287: protein MEESTDDLRKKLSAVSSCLREAVQIIENYSRQQFLLTESKRRENRRLEAENVNLHEQIEKLDKQIKVTETKCQDEISKLKLHIEQQRKEIDKLKDIHLQEQKLNANAKRLIPNQDDNTIKRKLQSYDRMELKLKETENKLRFTEIELDETKKRLSKSMGDLPIDNSPKIAHFSDKNRPTKLAERYKELYDNQWTNAYETVIKKYNEEKTIGVLINILMDTFTFCKKEAKIQTKEIQYTITQKLVKNAQLCWKA, encoded by the exons ATGGAAGAATCAACTGACGATTTACGAAAGAAATTATCTGCTGTTAGTAGTTGTCTACGAGAAGCTGTGCAgataattgaaaattacagccgtcaacaattt CTTCTAACAGAATCAAAGAGAAGAGAAAACAGAAGACTTGAAGCTGAAAATGTGAATCTTCACGaacaaattgaaaagcttgacaAACAGATAAAAGTAACCGAGACGAAATGTCAGGATGAAATTTCCAAGTTAAAACTACATATAGAACAGCAACGAAAAGAAATAGACAAATTAAAGGACATCCACCTCCAAGAACAGAAGTTGAACGCGAACGCAAAACGTTTGATACCTAACCAGGACGATAATACGATCAAGCGCAAACTGCAGTCGTATGACAGAATGGAACTCAAGCTGAAGGAGACAGAAAATAAACTGCGGTTCACAGAAATTGAACTAGATGAAACCAAAAAAAG aCTAAGTAAATCAATGGGAGACCTACCAATTGACAACTCCCCAAAAATAGCACACTTCAGCGATAAAAACCGACCTACTAAACTAGCTGAGAGGTATAAAGAACTATACGATAACCAGTGGACAAATGCGTATGAAACTGTAATCAAAAAATACAATGAGGAAAAAACTATTGGGGTCTTAATCAATATTTTAATG GACACTTTTACTTTCTGTAAGAAAGAAGCAAAGATACAAACGAAGGAAATTCAATATACTATCACACAGAAGCTTGTG aaaaatgcacaactttgctggaaagCTTAA
- the LOC123558854 gene encoding uncharacterized protein LOC123558854 → MTVNDPPVVFGPNISRGETFDTDMYSVYTNNGNKVDFIVWPALLLHSYGPVLCKGVAEVFSDTRGPKSAPPKSKMESNFSRITSENEKPLSTAATKKSTHTVPSRHDIEMFMEWREIFGKDRAREMIGGERYDNIRMYCLHSQLI, encoded by the exons ATGACT GTCAATGACCCTCCTGTTGTATTCGGTCCTAATATCTCTAGAGGGGAGACGTTTGACACAGACATGTATTCGGTGTACACGAATAACGGCAATAAGGTTGATTTCATTGTATGGCCAGCATTATTATTACACTCATACGGGCCAGTCCTCTGCAAAGGTGTAGCTGAAGTGTTTAGTGACACACGAGGTCCAAAGTCTGCTCCGCCAAAGAGCAAAATGGAATCGAATTTCAGCAGAATAACCAGTGAAAATGAAAAGCCGTTATCCACTGCCGCGACCAAGAAATCAACACATACGGTACCATCCAGACATGATATAGAGATGTTCATGGAATGGAGGGAAATATTTGGAAAAGACCGTGCAAGGGAAATGATTGGTGGCGAGAGATATGACAACATTCGCATGTACTGCTTACATAGCCAACTGATTTAG